The Engraulis encrasicolus isolate BLACKSEA-1 chromosome 24, IST_EnEncr_1.0, whole genome shotgun sequence DNA window agcatctgacaACTTGTCTGGCGGCAAATGCCAGACTAAATCACAAGTGTGTCCAGCAGTTTGAAAAGaacgcgcaaggcagcatgggtacttcCAGGCTATCTGACAACAGCTTCGTCTTGAGTTTGAAATTTTACAGTGGGAGCATTTTCATTTTTTCAGATTCACTTTTTGAAATCAGACCATACCAGGGTGGGTGAGGGGAGGGCTAATGCTCTGTTGGCATAGATCGCTAGCCAAGCTCATTATATAAGGGTAtactactaagaagctggttcagaagtaaaccaggttagattaagaggtaaatcatctaatagaagagcctggagtgctcctctattagatgatttacttcttaacttagcctggtttactactgaaccagcttctacaGTGGGCCCCAGGTCAGGAAATACAGAACTGCATCATGAGACAGCACATACAGGAAATAGCACGCCAGGTTGTTGCAGGTGTGTGCACTTTGTGGTGTGTCATTTTACGCCCCATGACCGGTTGTACAGGTTGTGACATTTTTCATGTTTTTCTAAATATGACGTTAATGTTATTAAGTTATGAGAACAGTCTTGGCCAGGTCATCCGGCTGATGGACAAAGCTTACTCAAACCAATTGATTTATTGGACCTGAATGTGTATTTCCCTGGGACAGACAAAAGCCTTGTTTTCAGTGCAAGACAAACGAGATAGCCGATGACTAGCTACAAAAAcaggctctctctttttttgcactACATGTAAAACACAGAGGTGGTCTTTACAGTCGATCACAGAAACAAAGTTGTATCCACATATAATAAATACATGCTTAGCCTAGCAAAGACACCATATGTTGTCTTTAGAGTCGATCACAGACACAAAGTTGTATCCACATGTATAATAGAAACATGCTTAGCCTGACAAAGACACCATATGCTGTCTCTGCATGCAAGGCAGCAGGTGTGTTGTAATAGCCCAGCGTGTACCTGACAGCATGCAGCGGGGGTTAGTGTCGAGTCACAGTCAGCCTtcacaacccccctctctctacctgagCAACAGGAGCCAATAATCAGCTTGGGGAAAGTCCTGCCCAATGACTACTATATACAGCCATTAGTCCAGCCCGTCAGTGTTGAACTCTCGGGTCACAATTACCTGGCTTCATCAGACTGCCTGCCTCCCTGGACCAAAATAGGGCAACGAGGGCAAGACAGATCTCTCCAaatcatagattgtatattactaactCCAAATAGACTATTGGTTCTGAGTTCTGTCCACACTACTTCTGCACTGGGTTTTTATTATCCATTTGTTTATTTGCTTAACTGTCTTAATTTTTCAGTTAACAATTATAACTAAATATCTCaaaaattatatcatatttttGTATAATTATATAATTGTAACTTAATTTCAGTTCATACCAGTTCACACAGGTCAATGTtggataaaataaaaaaaatcagctcCTCCAGCAAAAAGACAAGATTGGTTTGATGAGACTAGGTTTGGGATTGGGAACAAGAGTGATGATTTGGTTTCTGTCACTGGATTCTTGGATCCAGACTAAAGGAGTTGGAAGCAGAGTGTAGTGTATACAGACCTCTGTCTGTCGCTAAGAAACATGCCATCTCACAGTCCAGCCTAGTCCTTCCCAAAGGAGGCAGCACAGTTCACAGCtcgtaaacgcacgcacgcacgcacgcacacacacgcgcgcacgtgcacacacacacacacacacacacacacacacacacacacacacacacacacacacacagacctcagagGATTGGACCATTACCCAGGAAATCAGTTGGGAATTTGGAATTTCATTCAGCATGGATGAAACAAACACATCTGCCATAATACAGTAAGTTGAACAAGGTGATTGAAATGCAGTACATGAAATCTATTCGAGCCGAACAACTTTGGGCATGATTTAGGTGTTTAACTTGTGAGTCCTACCACTTTCCAGATCAAGACTGAGACAAATATCTAAGTGTGTGTAATaaccactgtgacacacacactaatagcaggggttcccaacgttTTCCAACTCGGGGCCTACttaacattttcacaaatgttcggggcccttgtctgacccaataaacaataaaatgcaaataaatcaacagcaacacacacaaaaatatgattCTTGATTTATAGAaagtgatttcaaggcccacttggaataccttcagggcccacagtttgagaatcagcgCACTATAGGGCTTAGGGCCTATGTATAATGGGGCATGGGTCAATAATGCCCCTTTTCCACTGACAgttttccggtaggcctacagctcggcacagcgcaactcggccacccctttttgctttacgattgagctgtgtcgtgcctattcgaaaagcaaaaagtggcggccgagtcacgctttgtcaaactgtaggcctaccagaaaaccggcagtggaaaagaggcataagtctcCTAACAGTCTTGTATTAGGCAGTGTGGAAAACCTAGGCCTAAATCCAGGcctagggccctgtgtgtgtgtgtgtgtgtgtgtgtgtgtgtgtgtgtgtgtgtgtgtgtgtgtgtgtgtgtgtgcgtgtgtgtgcgtgtgtgtgtgtgtgtgcgggcatgtgtgcgcgcgcatgtgtgcatgtgtgtgttagggatgcaaacgattaatcgatcgaAAGCATTTAAtggcaattaatcgacaattcaactgacaagagacccaggtgaaatgggcatgtgaagagtgtgtgtgtgaagaggggtgtgaatagtgggaatatttaaatcacctttggattaaagaatttaaatagaattaattgaaatatgcaattttatctcaatttttaattacatttttttgattgattcttttttttcccgtgaaacattgagatttcagggggaaaacgctTATCAATGAAtagtaagtcgatcgataaggctatcaactaatgattgatgaattaatcgataatttgcatccctagtgtgtgtgtgtgtgtgtgtgtgtgtgtgtgtgtgtgtgtgtgtgtgtgttcttcacctGCAGGCCTCGCTGCCCCACGCTGCTGCGGACTTCCCTGAGGGATCGACATCTCTCCAGCACCTGCTCTGCACACACCACGTCCACCTGTGGAGAACAtatagcacgcacacacgcacgcacgcacacacacacacgcacacacacacacacacacgcacgcacacacacacacacacacacacacacacacacacacacacacacacacacacacacgcacgcacgagagaAGAGGGAGGTGCCTTTTTGACAAAATGCAGTTGGAGTAGCATTAAGTAGCATACTGTGCAcatatacactctcacacacacacacacaaggagagggaGGTGCCCACACATAAGCAATGACCTTGATCACACACACTTacggcctctctctgtctctctctgtctctctctgtctctctctctctctctctctctctctctctctctctctctctctctctctctctctctctctctctctgtatatctctctctctctctctctctctctctctctctctcacacacacacacacacacacacacacacacacacacacgagagaagaGCCCAGACATCAACAATGACcttgatcacacacactcacaggacacacacacacacacacacacacacacacacacacacacacacacacacacacacacacacacacacacacacacacacacacacacacacacacacacacacacgtttgcaagtAGACCAAAAACGTTCACCAGTAGTAGCCAGCTAAAAACATGCACACCGGTACACATAAATGCAAAACATGTAACAGACTTAATACAAACAGTCTCCGCTTCCCAAGTACTAGGAGGACTTaatctcttctctgctctactaGCCCCCTAATCTTTAATTAGAGCAAAGGGGACGCAGTGAAGCAGCTCGAGCTGGGGAGCCTCTTGGGGGAAGAGACCCACGTGGGCATCCTCTATACATGgtttctaaatgtttgttttcctctggctgtgcgaccctggctgcacacaactcaacctctgattgttgaaaacctctgcaggtcaaaaaattagctcacgtggatggccctcctcacaatatcgtgtttataaacacggtgaacccatgtattgagCAGCCACAGTGAAACGACATCTTGAATGATGTTTAATTATCAACAACATATCTTGCATTGTGCTGATGACTTCGTTTGTCCGTTGCACATCTCTAATTAGTCGAAACAGCCACATGATGGGAAAGAAATTTCAGGGGAGaaaaagtaaagtgtgtgtgtgtgtgtgtgtgtgtgtgtgtgtgtgtgtgtgtgtgtgtgtgtgtgtgtatgtgtttgtacctGACAGCTCTGGTTGAGCTCCATCTTGCGTCTGATGAAGAGCTCCACGTGGCGGATGGTGGCTTCCCCTGACACACGCACGTACTTCCTCTCCAATGGCTGagtggacaggcacacacacacacacacacacacacacacacacacacacacacacacaggcgcacacacaggcacgcacgcaggcacgcaggcacgcaggcacgcacgcgcacacacacacacacacacacacaccaagggtgGAAATCATCAGTACACTAACTTAAAAACGTGCATTTTTTTATCAGCCTCTGAATTTTGGGCGCTATAATGGTACTATTACACAGCAGTTACTGTAATGGCAAGGAGATGACGCTCCTGCAAGCAAACTAAGGCAACATTAAATACCATATCAAGTATAGTGCTGAACAAGGTTTACAGGCCTCAATAGCTACAACAGAAGAATGTCtacataataaatatatatatttttaagtttGAATTTACCTTGTAGTTCCCAATGCCTTCCTCTGCCctgtaaaaaaaacccatgacATTTATAGTTACATGTAATCATGCATGGGTACAGTACACATAACTTTTTTCCATTTCACAAGCAATTATTTCTTTTTCAATCTGTAActaaaaaatgaattaatttatCATTAAGtggcattcggttatggcaaagacagccccaacaatgtcaacttttaatgaccataaaacatttatgacactaCCAGCATGTTTATGACACGCTCATGACACTGTTTGACTATTATGACACTACTACGTCATCCGTATGACACCATCGCTGGCGTCAAGTAAAATGTTAAGAAACACTCAATTGAGACGTTGAGCCTGCACGCCACTCACCCAGAAAACTCTAACATCAGAGACACGTCCAGCTCTGGGGGGATGGAGAAGACAGACTGGGGCACCTTCGGTCCTTTCGGGAGCTTGTTCTGGACCGCAGACGGTGTAGCAACTACAAggagcaagtcaagtcaagtcaatttattGTCAATTTGTTTACATGCAGtgatcatacaaagaattgaaatgatgTTTCCTACttccccatgcagacatagacatatggTGTAGACATAGCCAGTGTAGGCATAGAAagtacacatacaatacacatacagcagTACAGCATCAAGCATTTTACTGTTATCAACATGCATCAACATTAACACTGTAATTAGACGACAATGCAGAAGAAAAGAATCGCTAAACTTACAGCCACAAAGAACAGCTTGAAAGATCGGGACTTACCTGTTTTAGGAACTTCAAGCCCTCTTTCTGTGTAGAATTGAATCATGTGCTTTCTTTCCGCTAAAAGATAAACATGACAAGTAGGGCGAAATTGAAAATTTAAAACAGTTTTCTTCACTAGTGGGCTAAACTAGGTAAAAGCGAAAGTTGCATAGTTTTatgagtaaaaaaaaacgtaCATTCTTCGAGGCGGGGTACCATCTTGTAGACAAGATCTTGCAGTTGTCTGTCTGGCCTGAACAAATACAGAGCAAAACAAGGATCAGAGGGATACCATGGGTTATGAATGTCAAACCATGTGAGGTTACCAATAGATACTGCAGAATGGCATTGAATGAATCAAATAACAatcaaaaaatgaataaaataaataaataaaaaactattGAAACAGAATACAATTATTACTTTAGCAGAGTCCTGGAAATCCAATATCTCAGAAAGAGCTTTAATTGGGCTTAACGGCTTTGAATTGTTTTGTACATGTAAATTAGattcagcagcagcaggcctACCTGATATTGTAAAGTGGCTGTGTTTGGTGCACAACAATGGCACAGTTGGGACATCTGTTGCTGTAGAAGAAGTATTTCACAATGCAACTCTTGCAAACTGCAACCAGAAAGACGACAATGTCACCACCCAAAAACAGCATAATAGAACACTTCATTGCAACAGTGAATTACCAAATATTACTGTTAATTGAAATTCTCTCTTTATTTCACAGTTAGCCCATTTCATATATGAACTACATGTTTCCGAGCAAAAGCAAGCAGGCTGAGTAGTGATTGAATGAAATGGTTGACAACTCACACGTGTGTAAACATTCTGTTATGGTGGTGGCGTCGATGAGGAAGCCGTTGCAAAGGGAACAACGAATGTAAGGATAGAAGTCCCTCAAGGGTAGTGAACGCTGGAAACCACAACAAAACACTGGGTGAGCTTATGACGAACGATTATGCATCAGCCAAAGTGAAAGCAAACGCATCCGAGAACGAGCATAGCCAGCTAATGGTATCAACGTTTGGTTGAGGTTAATGGCTGTGAGAAGCGATGTTTACATGGAATGGTATCTCAAACTAATAAAGTTTGAGCTCTGATTTCATTATTGTGTTCATTTTGGTGAACTCACAAAGGCACATTTAATGGCAGGATTGCTAATGCTTCAATCTACCTGTTGAGCACCAACAACGTCCATGAGACACACTTACTATGGCCGATGAAAGAATTATCaagtacaaaaacaaaacaaaaccaactcTAAAGTTTACTGACAAACCTCATCGTCCGTTAAATCTTCATCTGATTCTCCCATCTTGCTGTTAGTACTTTCAGGAACAAAATCGTGGTTACCGGTCTTCTGGAAATCGTCTTCCATGGTCTCAAATTTAGTTCCCTACAGTGCCAGATGGGACAGCCAACAGCAACGTTGTGCACCTTCGTGATGTATCAACCCTAGGCCTACACGTAGTTATCGTGTGTCGTGTATTACTTAATCAGTAATTACAAAATCAGTATTTAGAAACGCCGGAATAAAGCAGTGTCTGTGTTCCCCACAttaggccggaaggtgaccctcgaaaagtgcttcagaaaccgaacttcgctccacagcctccgaacaaacagacattcagttcataaaaaagaaagacttatatagaggatttaaaacctctgttcggaatagtccgcactgcaaggctattcaaattcgcaacgtaatgacgaactactgtctccgaggcgtatgtagatattcggccggcgtaataatacttttcgcctcgagaggtgccacggttgaagcgtcatcagaaggaacgaatcagctaactgctatgtcagctgagatgaggagtaaacggaagtagcatggctaccgaaggagctggtcgatcatctagtagtaccgaggaagacgaaatctcgaccgaaaatgtacaaaaaaagacatcttcgaaacgcaagttgtgttacatgcatatatcttcggtcaagcatgaagaaacacagaatttcaccaatatacggtggaatacatatcgaaattttcggcagcggctagaattgaagggtgagtgcagagacgtagcagaacattttaagcgtattgagttggagtttgacggaattcccgaggatgcggctctccatcccacatgctaccggaggtttattgacaagcgggaaattgaacgagtcacacggcgtgtcttgcgagaggcagagaggggagatggccaacaagacccccgAACTAGCCAGGCTCCGCTTTATCGGAtgtgaccaccactccgaccaggaaactgcgatccagatcaagcttggccatcacgagctctggccccgttcttccttctgtctgcatgatttgcaagaaagacagcaaatgtatcgtcgcgagtggcagacgtcaaagagaacgaaaacacagactttaaccgcaggtaagattactctcacccccaccacacagtctatgcgaatgcatcccatcccccaacacacacacacacacacacacacacacacacacacacacacacacacacacacacacacacacacacacacacacacacacacagatgttagtagaagttgactgactatctagcccacactgctgcacaatcattgtttttttgtctaattctaatatgaatgcacgtgtgaattggcataatgtgttatgtgtgtggtgtgaaattacattccaatagcctgcaaaacatccccatgcctatagtacccccagtgttttaggttttagatgtttaaatgaatcacactttgtcttaaataggatagggtatgtttatatggatgtcaaagcatgcctgatgttgatatgactctgaatatctgttcagaaatgtggctcctcagcctgatggcctgtctggttaagacactgcttctgccatcccatcccccgtgccattcccctaccccccactgcccccctctctcacttgtacacttgggatttttccgcttctgtccctgggcagcctcagtgaccaggctcaagaggtgtgtcctggctgtgctgtagatctgtgtgcttaaccccttagcacagcacctatgttataaccttactgtcaccaaaattttaatatgtatgtcttaatctgttactctgcactgtcatagcaatgttgttatgatgtagttttcagcaaatagtgaataggcccgctggcaaccccatctgcactgcagtaagaggctacggaatgcttttttggggggtgcaacacccatcgccattttgtttttttacaataccactccaccaggaaaaatgtctaattgtttgcctgtctatttattcattcttttttcttttttttgtacaaggcaagttgcaggaagcagccgaagtaaaggaagccaagagcatcctcattcacatcaaggacagagactgtgtggctctggaggtgcagtaccacagaagttgctacagagagtacacaaggtttttgagtgagcctgtcagagcagagaaagaacagtaagtcaattttaattttatatagaaacacagtacaatgtgtgtcctatgattcagacagtttgttctcacaacatggatctcacaaagaaagctctcacaacacacatcttcttctatatttttgtaaggattgggccaacatttgatctgagctacaagttattctgcgagagggtaatccgctaaaggctactgatcaaccaagaggtgctgaggatgagccaactgaggaaggcctttattgcccttgtgcagtcaagtgaaggtgttgatgcttcaacctacaggtaattgcaagtcagtgtattacgaatttgtcaaatccaagggaaagttcacgcatgtgacttaaaggaccacttcagtcaatttcaatatgctgttgtattgctcatacccttaacttgtcagtacccggtgatggcacatttttcggctcagccctttccgagatatgagctattctaatgggggcagcatgtgtttacattgtttacaacataggcctactccaaatatttaaagggtgtcgctgtttgctagttgtcggctgatgttgtataaccttttggatgtttttgggaataaataaaaatgttttttgaaatgtaaacaaagcgctgccctcattacaatgaccagaatctcgga harbors:
- the pcgf6 gene encoding polycomb group RING finger protein 6 is translated as MEDDFQKTGNHDFVPESTNSKMGESDEDLTDDERSLPLRDFYPYIRCSLCNGFLIDATTITECLHTFCKSCIVKYFFYSNRCPNCAIVVHQTQPLYNIRPDRQLQDLVYKMVPRLEESERKHMIQFYTERGLEVPKTVATPSAVQNKLPKGPKVPQSVFSIPPELDVSLMLEFSGAEEGIGNYKPLERKYVRVSGEATIRHVELFIRRKMELNQSCQVDVVCAEQVLERCRSLREVRSSVGQRGLQDGLLVLHFGLVMSD